One window from the genome of Anguilla rostrata isolate EN2019 chromosome 5, ASM1855537v3, whole genome shotgun sequence encodes:
- the LOC135254793 gene encoding POU domain, class 4, transcription factor 2-like, with the protein MMMMSLNSKQAFAMPHTSLPEPKYSSLHSSSSSTLTSNAPSSSCSSRHSSTISSGSSSGSETMRRPCLPAPPSNIFGGLDESLLARAEALAAVDIVSQTKSHHHPPHHSPFKPDATYHTMNTLPCTSSSSSSVPISHPSALAGHHHHHHHHHHHQPHQALEGDLLDHIAPGLALGAMAGPDGSVVSTPAHPAHMAGMNHMHQAALNMAHAHGLPSHMGCMSDVDADPRDLEAFAERFKQRRIKLGVTQADVGSALANLKIPGVGSLSQSTICRFESLTLSHNNMIALKPILQAWLEEAEKSHREKLNKPELFNGTEKKRKRTSIAAPEKRSLEAYFAIQPRPSSEKIAAIAEKLDLKKNVVRVWFCNQRQKQKRMKYSACV; encoded by the exons atgatgatgatgtcgCTGAACAGCAAGCAGGCATTCGCTATGCCCCACACCAGCTTGCCCGAGCCCAAGTATTCCAGTTTGCATTCGTCTTCGTCTTCTACTTTGACTTCGAATGCGCCTTCGTCTTCATGCTCTTCTCGACACAGTAGTACCATCAGCAGCGGTAGCAGCAGCGGCTCAGAGACGATGCGCCGACCCTGTCTCCCAGCCCCGCCG AGCAATATATTCGGAGGATTGGATGAGAGTTTGTTGGCGCGTGCTGAAGCTCTAGCGGCGGTGGATATAGTCTCTCAGACCAAGAgccaccaccaccctccacaTCACAGTCCATTCAAACCAGACGCTACTTACCACACCATGAACACTCTCCCCTGcacctcatcctcttcctcctctgtgcCCATATCCCACCCTTCCGCCCTGGCGggtcaccaccatcatcatcaccatcaccaccatcaccagCCTCACCAGGCTCTGGAGGGGGATCTTCTGGACCACATCGCGCCTGGTCTTGCTCTCGGGGCCATGGCAGGGCCAGACGGATCTGTTGTGTCCACGCCAGCGCACCCTGCTCACATGGCAGGCATGAACCACATGCACCAGGCGGCCCTCAACATGGCCCATGCCCACGGGCTGCCCTCGCACATGGGCTGCATGAGCGACGTGGACGCCGATCCTAGGGACTTGGAAGCCTTCGCTGAGAGATTTAAGCAGAGACGGATCAAACTTGGGGTAACTCAGGCGGATGTAGGTTCAGCCTTGGCCAACCTGAAGATTCCTGGGGTCGGCTCCCTCAGTCAAAGTACCATCTGCCGATTTGAGtccctcacactctcacacaataACATGATCGCTTTGAAGCCGATCCTACAGGCGTGGCTGGAAGAGGCGGAGAAGTCGCACAGGGAGAAACTGAACAAACCAGAGCTTTTCAACGGgacagagaagaagaggaagcgCACTTCCATAGCCGCGCCAGAAAAGCGGTCTTTAGAAGCCTACTTCGCCATTCAGCCGCGTCCTTCCTCGGAGAAAATTGCGGCGATCGCTGAAAAACTGGACCTCAAAAAGAACGTGGTGCGGGTCTGGTTCTGTAATCAGCggcagaaacaaaaaagaatgaaatactCTGCATGCGTCTAG